The following proteins are encoded in a genomic region of Triticum dicoccoides isolate Atlit2015 ecotype Zavitan chromosome 1B, WEW_v2.0, whole genome shotgun sequence:
- the LOC119349391 gene encoding adenylate isopentenyltransferase-like has translation MNTLANRAITTTILRGGAAAATPRCPRRRPLRIWRAAPMTSSSSSCSSSSSSVGGGSGWGEGRPRLVVIVGATGTGKTKLSIDAARALGGEVVNADKIQLYQGLDVTTNKVPLADRRGVAHHLLGAVPPDAGALPPSSFRALADAKAASIAARGMLTVVAGGSNSLIHALLADLPDDAALPEDPFSLDRSYRPALRYPCCLLWVDVEEALLAEYLDRRVDDMVGAGMVEELREYFAATTPAERAAHAPGLGKAIGVPELGEYLAGRRSFRAAVDDIKANTRRLAAAQVGKIRRMADGWGWPVRRLDASATIRARLDGAGPAAESASWERDVRGPGLAAIRAFLADQASHGHGNDATASANGVDEPPSPALLMRLPRMQCCDMVV, from the coding sequence ATGAACACCCTCGCTAATCGGGCCATTACCACCACAATCCTGCGCGGAGGAGCAGCGGCTGCCACTCCCCGGTGCCCCCGCCGCCGCCCATTGCGGATCTGGCGCGCCGCGCCAatgacctcttcttcttcctcttgctcctcctcctcctcctccgtcggcGGCGGATCggggtggggggaggggaggcCGCGGCTGGTGGTGATCGTCGGCGCCACCGGCACCGGGAAGACCAAGCTGTCCATCGACGCCGCGCGGGCGCTGGGCGGCGAGGTCGTCAACGCCGACAAGATCCAGCTCTACCAAGGCCTCGACGTCACCACCAACAAGGTGCCCCTCGCCGACCGCCGCGGCGTCGCGCACCACCTGCTCGGCGCCGTCCCCCCCGACGCCGGCGCGCTCCCGCCGTCCTCCTTCCGCGCCCTCGCAGACGCCAAGGCCGCCTCGATCGCGGCCAGGGGGATGCTGACCGTCGTCGCCGGGGGGTCCAACTCCCTCATCCACGCCCTCCTCGCCGACCTCCCCGACGACGCCGCGCTCCCCGAGGACCCCTTCTCCCTCGACCGCTCCTACCGCCCCGCGCTCCGGTACCCCTGCTGCCTCCTCTGGGTGGACGTGGAGGAGGCGCTCCTCGCCGAGTACCTGGACCGGCGCGTGGACGACATGGTGGgcgccggcatggtggaggagctcCGGGAGTACTTCGCCGCCACCACCCCCGCGGAGCGCGCGGCCCACGCCCCCGGGCTGGGCAAGGCCATCGGGGTGCCGGAGCTGGGCGAGTACCTCGCCGGGCGCAGGAGCTTCCGCGCCGCCGTCGACGACATCAAGGCCAACACCCGGCGCCTGGCCGCCGCGCAGGTGGGCAAGATCCGGCGCATGGCCGACGGCTGGGGCTGGCCCgtgcgccgcctcgacgcctccGCCACCATCCGCGCGCGGCTCGACGGCGCCGGCCCGGCCGCCGAGTCGGCGTCCTGGGAGCGCGACGTCCGCGGCCCCGGCCTCGCCGCCATCCGCGCCTTCCTCGCCGACCAGGCCTCCCACGGTCACGGCAATGACGCCACCGCTAGCGCCAACGGCGTGGACGAGCCGCCCTCGCCGGCGCTGCTGATGCGGCTGCCGCGGATGCAATGCTGCGACATGGTGGTGTGA
- the LOC119349392 gene encoding CRM-domain containing factor CFM3, chloroplastic/mitochondrial-like, which yields MALSELPLHHSFRLSSRPLLPLRLLSLSRPASSSASPTAAAAAPSSSGRNRAPPAPSRGGAPWMQKWAPADPSAPAPAPSPGHAPSTSIDRIVHRLRNLGLGTDDDEPSSPADAPLDGRERLGDLLDRSWARPDRQFAASGLDEAVLPWERDRESDGEEADGVKRKRVRAPSLAELTMDDVELRRLRGMGMTLKDRITVPKAGVTQAITEKIHDAWRKSELVRLKFHEDLANDMKTAHELVERRTGGLIIWRAGSVMVVYRGSNYTRPLKSQPLDGTSSPRKGEDSTLFIPDGSSTAENDNQGKDLTAQHDNAPILDLHNTEDMTEEELEFNQMLDELGPRFVDWWGTGILPVDADLLPQTIPGYKAPFRVLPTGMRTSLTNSELTNLRKLARNLPCHFALGRNRNHQGLAAAIVKLWEKSLVVKIAVKRGIQNTNNKLMSDEIKNLTGGTLLLRNKYYIVIYRGKDFLPTSVAAALAEREELTKDIQNLEEQRRSISIEHSPEDGFDGHALVGTLAEFEEAQARWGRNVTSKEQQEMKEASFRSEKEKLFRRLEHKLSIAQAKIHRAGKLLSKIEASMVLANPSDDREMITAEERSVFRRIGLKMKAYLPVGIRGVFDGVIENMHLHWKHREVVKLITKQKTLAFVEETARLLEYESGGILVAIERVPKGHALIFYRGKNYRRPINIRPRNLLTKAKALKRAVAMQRHEALSQHIDQLEINMKKMKRDLGMEDYDEEDEDGSGSESEDDTAGYDEGMEDYDREEEDESDSEDEDN from the exons ATGGCGCTCTCCGAGCTCCCCCTCCACCACTCCTTCCGCCTCTCCTCCCGCCCGCTCCTCCCGCTccgcctcctctccctctcccgccccgcctcgtcctccgcctcccccaccgccgccgccgccgccccctcctcctccggccgcaacCGCGCCCCTCCGGCCCCCAGCCGCGGCGGCGCGCCATGGATGCAGAAGTGGGCCCCGGCCGACCCCTCCGCGCCCGCACCCGCGCCCTCCCCGGGCCACGCGCCCTCCACCTCCATCGACCGCATCGTCCACCGCCTCCGCAACCTCGGCCTCGGCACCGACGACGACGAGCCCTCCTCCCCCGCCGACGCCCCGCTCGACGGCAGGGAGCGCCTCGGCGACCTGCTCGACCGCAGCTGGGCGCGCCCCGACCGCCAGTTCGCCGCCTCCGGCCTCGACGAGGCCGTCCTCCCGTGGGAGAGGGATCGGGAGAGCGACGGCGAGGAGGCGGACGGGGTCAAGAGGAAGCGGGTCAGGGCGCCCTCGCTGGCCGAGCTCACCATGGACGACGTGGAGCTGCGCCGCCTGCGGGGCATGGGCATGACTCTCAAGGACCGCATCACCGTGCCCAAGGCCGGGGTCACGCAGGCCATCACGGAGAAGATCCACGACGCCTGGAGGAAGTCGGAGCTGGTCCGCCTCAAGTTCCACGAGGACCTCGCCAACGACATGAAGACTGCCCATGAGCTTGTCGAG CGACGAACAGGAGGACTGATCATATGGAGGGCAGGGAGTGTTATGGTTGTCTATCGCGGGAGCAATTACACGAGGCCTCTGAAATCTCAACCTTTGGACGGTACCTCGTCACCGAGGAAGGGTGAAGATAGTACATTGTTCATCCCGGATGGCTCGAGCACTGCTGAGAATGATAATCAGGGGAAGGATCTAACTGCTCAACATGATAATGCACCCATATTGGATCTGCACAACACAGAGGACATGACGGAAGAAGAGCTGGAGTTCAATCAAATGCTTGATGAGCTGGGCCCTCGTTTCGTGGATTGGTGGGGAACGGGAATTTTACCTGTGGATGCCGACTTGCTGCCACAAACAATTCCAGGTTATAAGGCGCCATTTAGAGTTCTTCCAACTGGAATGCGTACAAGCCTTACCAACTCAGAGCTTACTAATTTGCGAAAGTTAGCAAGGAACCTCCCTTGTCATTTTGCTCTAG GGAGAAACCGGAATCATCAAGGCTTGGCCGCGGCTATTGTTAAGCTTTGGGAGAAGAGTTTGGTGGTGAAAATAGCTGTCAAACGTGGAATCCAGAACACAAATAATAAGCTGATGTCAGACGAAATAAAG AATCTAACAGGGGGTACCCTGCTTCTTCGAAATAAATATTACATTGTAATATATCGTGGAAAAGACTTCCTCCCAACGTCTGTTGCTGCTGCGTTGGCTGAAAGAGAGGAGTTGACAAAAGATATCCAGAATCTAGAGGAGCAGAGAAGATCCATTTCCATTGAACACTCTCCGGAGGATGGTTTTGATGGGCATGCTCTCGTAGGAACTCTTGCTGAATTTGAGGAGGCGCAAGCCCGTTGGGGAAGAAATGTAACTTCTAAGGAGCAACAAGAGATGAAAGAAGCGTCTTTTAGATCAGAGAAGGAAAAGCTTTTCAGAAGACTCGAACACAAGCTTTCCATT GCTCAAGCAAAAATACATAGAGCAGGGAAGTTATTAtcaaagattgaagcttccatggtCCTTGCGAACCCATCCGATGACCGAGAAATGATCACAGCCGAGGAGAGATCTGTTTTCCGTAGAATTGGTCTGAAAATGAAAGCATATTTGCCTGTTG GAATCCGTGGTGTCTTTGATGGCGTCATTGAAAATATGCACTTGCACTGGAAGCACAGGGAAGTTGTCAAATTGATTACAAAGCAAAAGACCTTGGCGTTTGTTGAGGAGACAGCACGACTTCTAGAGTATGAGAGTGGTGGTATACTAGTTGCAATCGAAAGAGTTCCCAAGGGTCATGCACTTATTTTTTACCGTGGAAAGAATTATAGGAGGCCTATTAACATAAGGCCTAGAAATCTCTTAACAAAGGCTAAGGCATTGAAACGCGCAGTTGCAATGCAACGCCATGAG GCACTAAGCCAGCATATAGATCAACTGGAAATcaacatgaagaagatgaagcgtgATCTG GGCATGGAGGACTATGATGAAGAGGACGAGGATGGATCAGGTTCAGAAAGTGAAGACGATACAGCGGGCTATGATGAG GGTATGGAGGACTACGatagagaggaagaggatgaatcGGATTCAGAAGATGAAGACAACTAG